A region of the Primulina eburnea isolate SZY01 chromosome 7, ASM2296580v1, whole genome shotgun sequence genome:
TACGGATCCCATTTTCACCAAGATAAAGGTCGAGGGTATCGAAAAAATTATCGTAaatattttattgttaaaaattaTAAGTTcagaagaaaatattattaattaacaTGATGGATGTGCCACGAGCTGCCCATTTCCTACATAAACATGACTAAAGAATTCGGTAGCTTTAATtaacaaaatataatttattatatgtcaTAGTCGAATATGCAAGTTAGTGTGCAGCCACAATCAATTTAGGCTCTAGTGTTTGGATCTTTAGTGTCACGCATGTGAGGTTTATAATATTAAAGATCAAATATTAAACTATGAGAACGCAATCATTATTATGAAATATTCAAATCTCGTTCTAATCATTATCATGATAAGAATaatcatttattattttatcaaaagTTATATAATTGATGATACCAGTATAACTCAAATTTTTTACTATATAGCAGTTCAATTTTCACGTTTCAATTGTCACAGATAATTATGCACCCAATAAAAATACAAGGTAAGGGATTTGAAGAAAATTTCAATATGAATAAGTTGTCTCCCTCGTCTCTCCTCCTTCCAATTATTAAGTTGTCATCGACGACACACGTAAAGCAGTCTAAATTGTAGTTGTTTTGTTTTTTGGGTTTTGATAGTATACAGTTGTGATTTATATATTAGTTATTAAACTGATTTGGATGGACCCAATGATGAGGTTGTGGTTGATGCGATACTTTACAGAAGATCAAACTTGGATCATGCATGTATAAAATCATTGTTTAGTATCCATAGCATTATCAAACTATTGATTTGTCTCAAAGTTTATAGGTAAGAATATGAGAAACAAATCACTTTTGTTATAGAAATCGAAGATCATAGCATGAAACGTATGTTTACATATTTATCCATATATCAAATCGGATATATAAATATTGGAATAATGTTGAATACTCAGATGATAGATATATAAGCATGATAACTTATATGTTGTTTTGAATACAAATTTCATTTCATCCGTGAAAAGTAATCTTTTTTCTTAACAATGTCATTGTAATTTGATCCAATAGCTTTCCGTTAGATAGGaacaaaatttataaatctCGGATAGACCATTAGAACGGAAAGATAAAGAATTTTTTGGCAAAAATTCGCAAAATGTTCACGAGccttgatattttattattataatataattatataatatatatatataagtatataTTTTTCGAGCTTTCATTCTTGAACCTTACTATCTGAAAAATAGTTCGAATAGCTCAAGAATAGGTTTAAAGATTTCGAGCCAAACTCAAACACGAACTTCTTTTTGTGTTGAACTCgagtaaaaaattaaaaaaaaaaatgagttcATATACTTAATTTCACTAGAAtttgaatattaaatttttattaatattcaGCTCGATTCGATTCGTTTACATCCTTGTGAGAACGTTCACGAGTCTATATTCATGAGATGGGTCGACCCAACCTATATCTATcatgaaaaaattaatatttttcatgagttgATTTGTGAAATGATTCATTTCACAAAATTAATCTGGACGACGATTTAACATAAGTTTTTGTGTATAAAAAATTGTCACCCGATCGATATTCTCATCAACGTCCCGATAATTGGTATATTTGTCTAGTTTTTTATTTGGTGGTCGAAAGAAAATATCGGTTAAATATCTTAAACAAatataacataacattttcttgattttttctTTCGTTCCGTAAGGCATATATAGATTTAATGAGAATAAATTTCgaataaaaaattaaactttatttaaaaGTATAGCTTTTATCCCTTTAAATTTATTCTTCTCTACTATCCCACTCCACGTTATCGTCGGCacctaaaaattaaaatgaggGAGATACTTACGGCTAAAGCacaagtatatatataaatatatgcatATATTTACAAAATATAGCGTAAATTTAGAAAACAACAAAATTGGAATAAATGATATCAACTATTTCATCCAAGGGAATAAAAGGGAAATGAACCCTCCAAACTTTCATCAATTATCGAATTAAAACAAATCAACACACATACCTACAATCTTTTTTGtctttattattattcttattattattatctttcttgaaaataaaatataatatatatatatatatatatatatatatatatatatatatatatatatatatatatatatatatatatatatatatatatatatatatatatatatatatatatatatatagatgcggTCATTAAGCAGCCACTACCCAATGATTGAATCACTTACCAACCTATCTACAATAAAGAAATAAATTCTAACATCTCATTTTGTCCTTTTTAGGGAAGCACATTTGTTgggtatatataaatatttagataactttaaataaaataaggcttctttttcttgatttaaattattatagaTTATCTGTAAATCAAATCAACTGGCTACCGATGTGATgctatttaatataatataatgattATAAGAATATGACTTTCAAATAATCATTTGATGAAGTTTATATTTTCATCTATTTAATTTACATATTTTGTgggacgatctcacgaatttttatttataagaCAAGTCAAtgctaccgatattcacaataaaaaataatactcttaacataaaaaataatatttttttatggatgatccaaataatatatccatctcacaaatacgtacgactcgtgagatcgtttttgcctttaattaattaattcataaaataataagAATTGCGAAATGTCGATTATTCCATTATTTATAAGTTTGTTGATTGGTTAATATTCACTTATTGATGTTCATCATTATAATTTGGCAATTTGTAATAATTGCATGCCCAAATGTGTTGGCAAAAGCATATTTCGTCATCTAGTTTAATATAACTTAATTTTTAGTAACACGATTTTGAActaaaacaataataataataataacaaggCTTTGAGTCGCGCTTTTTATGTATGCATCCAATTCTTCGTCATCCAATAAAATGGCAAAAGCGTGTTTGATTGGCATTTTACGTGTATTTATGCCACACACAACGTACGGTTCCTCTGTGTAGTATATACTTGCATGCATTTATACTAGTAATAGCTAGCTATTGTTCCGTCAAATAAACCATGGGATTATGCTTTTCGGTGGATAATGCTAAATCATCGGAGAAGAAAAGACGGTCGGAGCGGATCACAACCAATTCGTCGGCGGTCAGAGGTGGCGGAAGCAGTCTATGGACTAAAATTCGGTCGTCTGGGAAAGAGGAAAACCTTATTCACGAGCAAGCATTTGCGGCGGCGATTCTCTACCAGCAGCTACATCATGGCAGCAGGGAGGACGTCGTTTGACAGATCGACGTCCTCGAGGTATTCCTTTGGAAATTCAAGCAGGAGTACTCAGGCTTTGCCTCGGAACTCGAGCTCCAGAGCGAGGTCACTCACTCATCATGATCCTATGCTTCGACCACCTCACCACCTCGTTAATCAGGTAATAATTCAATTGTCTTCCTCTTTGTAAAACATGATTTAGTTTTTCAATTATATACTGTAATatgaatttgaaaattcaattagtttGTTTAGATTTGTTATTCTTTTGTAAATAATATTAAGTAAAAGTTTGGCATTATGCTTTTATGCTTAATAATAAATCAGTTCTTGATTTGGCAGCTGGATAGCAAGATGGAGAATCTAGAGACCAACCATTTTGTACTCGTTCATGGTGGTGGTTTTGGTGCCTGGTGCTGGTATAAAACTATTGCATTTTTAGAAGAACGTGGATATAAAGTTACAGCAATAGACTTGACTGGTTCCGGGATTCATTCATTTGACACAAACAGAATCACAAGCCTTGCGCAATACGTGAAGCCACTCACCGATTTTTTCGAAAAACTAGCCGATGAGAGAAggtttattatatatatttggatCATTTAGATTATTCTTATGTGATGCACACACTGCTAATTAAGAGGTTCTCTGATATTTTCTTTGCTTTGTACGCTCTTAAATTCCTTACCAACTCCTTTTTTCTGGTGGGGTAAATTTCTGCAGCCAAAGCGTATATAGAGATGTTCAACCACTAGTCTTGATGGGTTTATATCTCACATATCGACTTAATACCTTTGCCGTATCAAAGGCCCATGAGATCAACTTGACACCTTAACATCGGAAAAAAAACTTATTAAAGATTGTTTTATTGTTCCCATActtcttttcttttcattcatgTCATTACTTGCAGGTGGTTTTGGTAGGACATGATCTCGGTGGGGCATGCATCTCATATGCAATGGAGCTGTTTCCCTCTAAAGTTTCGAAATCTGTTTTTGTTGCTGCTGTTATGTTGACAAGTGGGCAAAGTTCTCTCGATATATTCTCTGAAAAGGTTTGTTTTCTAAGTGGGAGATTATGTATAATTGTTGGGATGCAACCAAAGTCCCACATTGgaagatctagagaaagatTATGGGTTTATaagatggaatgatatctccattggtatgaggccttttgggtggttccaaaagcaaaaccatgagggttaaaacccaaagtggacaatatcatacctgtgtggagatatccggattccattggtcctaacaagtggtatcagagccatggtctagatcgagccatgtgGGTGGAATCCTTGATACCTAAACGAAGGAGGTGAGAGCTCCCGGtaaaaatccttgattaaaCTCTCGAGGTGGTTGATGCTCCCGGTATTCATGTAAGGCGTGCGCTACAACGCAGTGAAGTGGAGTAACCTCGATTGGAGGGCGAATAAGGCTTGAGGGGAGGCTCGGACTATGAGAATAATAGTGGAACTTCGTTTGAGGGGAGGATTGTTGGGATGCAACCAAAGTCCCACATTGgaagatctagagaaagatcatgggtttataagatggaatgatatctccatatgaggccttttgggtggttccaaaagcaaaaccatgagggttaaaacccaaagtggacaatatcataccTGTGTGGAGATATCCGGATTCCATTGGTCCTAACATATAATACATGGACTCCCCACGTACATGAAAAGGATTTCATATTGTGGGACTAATCGATAACTTCGACTGAAGCTTTTAAGCATCGTATTATAATGTTTTAACTGTAAATTAGAAGCCCTCTTGATGAGAAACAAGCTTTTAAAGGGGCACCATGTTCGTCCTTCCATAAAATTTGAGTGTCAATCAATGATTGTTTCAAATTAAGCTTGACACTTCATAGCTATACTGTCCTGCGTGATTATGTCTAACTATTAGAAGTCGATGAAATTTTATGTGCCAAGGAGATTTACTTGCTATGCAGGTGGAATCGAATGACTTGATGCGTCAAGCTCAGGTGTTTCTTTACGACAACGGGGACAGTCATCCACCAACTGCAATTAACTACGATAGATCTCTCTCTAAAGAGTTGCTATTCAATCAGAGTTCTGCAAAGGTACAATGCGCCACATTCATATCCTTGCTTAAGTCACATGATGGACTCAACAAATACGATTTAGGAATCTTGACATATACATCACGTAATCTTCTTGTTATTGTTCATTTTCCTTTCCAGGATGTTGCATTGGCCTCTGTCTCAATGAGACCAATCCCCTTTTCCCCTGTACTGGAAAAACTCACTCTTTCTGAAATGAAACATGGATGTGTAAGAAGATTTTACATCGAAACAATCGAAGACAAGGCAATGCCATCTTCTGTGCAACGAAACATGATTGCAAACAGCCCACCTGAGCAAGTATTCAGTCTTAAAGGAGCTGATCACTCCCCTTTTTTCTCAAAGCCTCAAGCTTTGCATAAGCTTTTGGTGGAAATATCCAAAATCCCATAAACTTGTATCTGTCAAATTATTCAAAGCCCATCTTCTCGATCAAATGAATTCACAGGCACAACTTTCTTGACTTGTGATTTTTATCAGAGATGATGTTGAGGAATTGGTATGCGTTTCAGAGAAGCATGTGTCATTCTTCTTTGTGACTGTAAAGGTACCTGTGTATTCTTAAAAAGGAAATGATTAAATATCCAGAACAattagatttcaaatttttgtACCCATGTTTGAGTTCTCACTACTACTACTACTACTACTATGTAGGTGCTACTTGTAAGTGGACGGAACCAAATTAAAATTATGGTTAAAataataagaaattatttgggAGTACGAAGCTGTATGTCTGGAAAAATTCAGCacaaaattttatgtttttcaaTTAAAAAGGAGATGAGACGATAAACTGCAATTAAGATTAAAAAAAAGATTATATAATTAACAAATATAACTACTCTTTTGATCTCAAAACAAatgcttcatttcagtttttatgTGTTAGGCACCATTCCTCGACTATGAAAATTCATTAGATAAATTAAAGTATTTTTGTACCATTGTTGaatcattatatttatttagcaTGTTTCTAGTACTGTtactatatttaaaaataataataatttgatgccttaatattgaatttatttatgaaaatagtCAATTCTATtagttttttaattaaatttagcaCGGAATGGGAGTGCCAAACATGGTGTTTAGTCCTTAGGGTTTTAAATTTGCAGTTTGAAAGCCCGTACTTTGTAATTCCTACCTTCAACTTCAAATCAATTAGCTTTACATTTCTGGAATTTTCTAGTTTTGTTTAAGTCGATTGTGAGATATTCCGTTACAGGGATTAACAATCATTAGGATAATAATCAAATTCTTATTCAGTACGtgtatggattttattttcacCATATTCAGAATTTGACAAATATGCATGTAGCGATGTATAAAAATGCAACTGATGCCTCTAGTCCTCAATTACCAGCCCGGATCATTTGGTTACTCACTCATTCTGAGTGTGCTCTATGTGAACTTTGGTGATTGCTATGATTAACAACAAGTACTAGTTCGATCTTCAATATGTATTCAAGTCTTGGTATGATATTGCAGACATATTTAGGCAAGccaatctttaacttaaaactGTTCTGCGGATCATGAAATACAAGCAATTCTTAAAAACGTATTCGAGGGTTGCTTTAAATTTTAATACAAAAGCACTTGGTGTTTTTTTGTATATAGAATAGAAAAAGAATGACCTTTTAACtttgggtttttttttaacTCTTTTTCAGAAACCcaaaaaaacaaaagggaaaggaaaaaagaaaattaattaatatccaTTTGAAACGTGTACGACGGCTGGGAAATTGTTAGCTTCTTctctaaaatcttttaacgATTGGACAAATTTTGTTTAGAAAGTCATCATTTAGAATTTAGTGTATGTGGGGCCAGCTAAATGAAGAAAGGTTGTTACGAGGAGACGACTTCAGAATGAAAGTCTACGATCACCGTTAATGTTTATCTCCATCATTTCCGAATTGCAATCATAACTCGAAGCATGAATGATTGCTGCCGACCAGCTCATCCAATTTCTCTGCTGCTGTTCATGTGCTTCATTGCTTTAACAAATTGTATTGATGGTCCCGCAGATTACATCACCGGCGATGTTTCGATCAACTGTGGCTCAAATGCCGTTTCTACAGCTCATACCGGCAGGAAATGGATCGGAGATAAGCACCCAAAGCTCAGCTCCTCGCTGCAGTTAAAGGGCACATCAACTATCTCGAGTGGTGGTGACTCCATTTCTGATTACAGCATTCCCTATAAAACCGCCAGAGTTTCTCGTTCAGCTTTCTCCTACACTTTTCTACTCAATCCAGGTCAGAAATTTATCCGCCTTCACTTTAATCCCACTGCGTATAAAGGGTTCGAAAGACGGAAGGACTTGTTCAATGTTGTGGCCGGACCTTTCACCTTCCTTGGTAACTTCAGTGCTTCGCTGACCAGTGATGCTCTTAGTTTGAGTTATTTTGTGAAGGAATATTATTTAAATGTAGAAGAAAATCAACCGCTAAACATTGTTTTCTCCCCGGTCACGAGTCAATCACGACATGCTTATGCTTTCATTAATGGGATTGAGATAATCACGGTGACTCCGGGTCATTCTTACTTTCATGGTGAGGGTAGCATCGGAGCACGAGTGATTGGGCATGAGTCTCACTTGTTCTATATCGATAATGGCACTGCACTAGAAATGGTTCACCGAGAAAAGGTCAGATGGGATCCTGTCTCATCGGGAGATGATTTCAGCGATATATTTGGGGCTGGGGATACTGTTCCAAAAGAAAAGGCTAGTGCTGCGACCTGGAAAATACCGGTAGATGTGGGATTCAGGTATTTGGTCAGGCTTCAGTTCTCTAACGAAGGACTCACGATAATAGGAAATGGtgaaatgatttttaaaatccTCGTTAATGATATAGTTGCTTGCACGAATGTTGACCTGTTCCAAGAAACAGAGAACGTTGTCTTACTCAAGCAAGAAAGAGAGAACATTGTCTTACTCAAGCACAACTATAGGGACTTTATACTTATAGTGAGAGGACAAAAAGAAGAAAGTAAACGTGATCTCTCCCTTCAAACACGTGATGAATTCATTGATGGGCATGGACCATTTACAGGATTTGAAATATTCAAACTCAGCAATCTTGACAATAGTCTTGCCAGCTTGAATCCGTTACCTTCTACATGGGACTCAAGGTCCTGGACTATCCAATCCTTACTCTCAATTCTCTCTCATAGAAATGTTATTGCAACTGCTTCTATAGCTATAATTTCTATAGTAAACGCCATTATCCATAAATTGGGAGGAGTTTTCCTATTAACCGATACAGAGGAGGAAAACAAGCCATCGGCCAGGGCCGAACgattttgttgttgtttttcatTAGCCGAGATACAGTTGGGCACTCGAAATTTCAGCGATGTTCTTGTAATTGGAAAGGGTGGATTCGGTAGAGTCTACAAATGCCTAATTGATAACGGGAATGTGACTGTAGCCGTAAAGCGATTGAAATCAAACTCCTCGCAAGGGGCACGTGAGTTTTTGACAGAGATTGACACACTTTCTGAGCTCCGACATGTTAATCTCGTCCCTCTGATCGGCTATTGCAATGAGCACGGGGAAATGATTCTTGTTTATGACTACATGCAGAATGGAACTTTGGCTGACCACCTCTACAAGCTTGAAAGAAATGGCGAAAGCTGTCCTCCTCTCACGTGGAAGCAACGTCTTAACATCTGCATCGGAGCTGGTAGAGGGCTAGATTATCTTCACACAGGACATGGAATCATACATCGTGATGTCAAGGTTTCAAACATATTGCTGGATGAAAATTTCGTGGCTAAGGTTTCAGATTTTGGCTTGGTCAAACATGAAAACAAAAGCAAGGTACAGAGCCATGTTAGCACAAGAGTTAAGGGCACGTTTGGGTATTTTGACCCAAATTATTTCAGGACAGGTAAACTGACAAGGAAAAGTGACATATATGCCTTTGGTGTGGTTTTGTTGGAAGTATTGTGCGGGAGACCGGCATTAGATAAAAGTGTTCCAAAGGAGGAACAGATTCTAACAAAGTGGGCTCGAGATAAAATTAGTAAAGGGGAAGTTGATCTGATTGTAGCTTCAAGTTTGGGGAAGATTTTACCGGATAGCCTGAAAACATTTATAAAGGTTGTTGAGAGATGCTTGGATGATAACCCAAGGAAGCGACCGACAATGGCTCAAGTTGTGGTGCAACTTGAGTCTGCACTTGAGCAGCAGAAGACCACGAGATGTTCATTGTCAAATGAGGTGGCAAGTGTTACTCCCTGCAATGATGAAGCCAACGTATTAGTTGGTAATGAGCAGACTATTACCCATCATCCAAAGGAACAAACTAGCCATGATGATGAAGCCAACGTACTAGTTTGTGGGCAACCAACATCGTCCTCCCCTAATGAGCAAACTCCTACCCCTCATCCAAGAGAACAGACGAGCCGCCATGATGAAGTCAATGAGCAACAAGCATCGTCCTCCCCAAGTGAGCAAACTTTAGAACCTCCTCTGAGAGAAAAAACAAGGCTCAACCTGAATAACGACCATGCTCTATCTGAAGAAAATTGGAGGAAAGTCGCAGCAAATAAGCGATCTTGGTGGTCTTGGGATGCATTTTGGAGCAAATTTAAGCCTTCGAAGAAAAATGAATCGTCAATACCAGGTATGCTTTTAACGCAGCACCGTGAAttcaaaaactaaaaaaaattatcgtATTTTGATTTTCAAGGCTATGATATTTTGCTGACATTTTGGTAAATGGAGCATTCTTGCAACTCGTCAAATCTGTCTTTCCACAATTGAATTGGGTTTGGCTCTAATATTTGatggttttaaaaaatttcatgttAATACTACGTGGTTGAGTCGACCTTTTGTCTCTATATTTATGATCTTTTGTGTGTGCTACTTTGGTTTTATTGTACTCCTATTTTTGCTAAACTGTGTGCCATTCTTTGAGTTTTCATCAAATTGTAATGCTCCTGCTGTGTTGACATGAAATTGAGATATTCATAACTATAACGTAAAGTACTTGCAAAACTAAGACATCTACCACTATATTTTGGCTTAATTTATTTATAGGCAGTGAAAGAGGAGAGCCGAGGGCGTCAGACGCAAAAAGTAGTGGATCTCCTGAGAACGTTTTACCTATTGAAGTACCGTCATTGTCATTGGCTATGCTACGTAAACTGACTGGTAATTTTGGATCGGATGCTCTTATTGGAGAGGGTTATTACGGCAGGGTGTTCTATGCCAAGCTGAGCAGTGGACAACCTGCAGCAATTAAAAAGCTGGATGCCGATTCTTCCCCAGAACCAGACTCTGACTTCATGCCCCAGGTAAATTATTTCGTCAGCTCCTCTGTTTTGTACATGAAAAATTGTTCGCTGAAATATCATCATGGGCCATACAGTTATCGTTGGTTTCAAGACTCAAACACGAGCATTTTGTGAGATTGCTTGGATATTGTGTGGAGGAAAATTACCGTATCTTGGCTTACGAGTATGCTACAAATGGTACTTTACATGATGTTTTACATGGTATGTCCGAGTCTCAACTATAAGTCTAAAAATTGAATATGTTGATAAATGCCAATATGTCTTTTAATTATCATTTTATGTTGTACAGGCAGGAAAGGGGTGCGTGGGGCACAACCTGGTCCGGTTCTTACCTGGAATCAAAGAGTAAAGATTGCTTTTGGTGTAGCGAAAGGCCTTGAATTTTTGCATGAGAAATGTCAGCCTCCAGTTGTCCACCGCGATGTCCGATCCAGCAATGTGCTGCTGTTTGATGATGATTTAGCCAAACTTGCTGATATTACCTTGTCAGAGCGATCATCTGATATAACTGTTCACCAGTACTCAAATAGAGTCTTGGGCATATTTGGCTACCATGCTCCAGAGTCAGATATTATTCTCAATCCACTTGTTAACATTAAAATTTCTTGGACCTAATCAACTGATTGTGTGATGCTTTCAGGTATGCGATGGCAGGGCAAATTACTCGGAAAAGTGATGTATACAGTTTTGGAGTGGTTCTTTTAGAACTTCTGACCGGAAGAATGCCAGTAGATCACAAACAGCCCAGAGGGCAACAGAGTCTGGTGTCGTGGGTGAGTTTCATTTCCAGTGAACCATATCGTGATTTTTCAATTAGAATTCAACTAACTTCAACCTCCAGGCAACTCCAAGATTGGGTGAAGATAAAGTTAAGCAATGTGTAGATCCCAAACTATATGGTGCTTATCCTCCAAAGGCTGCTGCAAAGGTATTTTAAATTTGTATATGTTACAATACAGCATAACGTTTTGTGAGCTAGACTCGTGTTTTCTTCTTCTTATTTTTTAAGAGGGCATAACATAATAATTGCTCCATCTTGGACTTTATCATTCCTTGATATTGAGTTTTTCTCGACGATTCTTGGTTATTCAGATGGCAGCGGTTGCAGCACTTTGCTTGCAATTCGAGGAAGAATTCAGGCCAGATATGCTCCTTGTGGTGAAGGCTTTGCAACCACTTTTCAGATCTTTACCCGCTGGCTCTAAATCTCATGCATAAAATTCATATTAGACTTGATCACTCCAATTACCAGATGCATGCTTCATATAGGTGTGGCATTTGCCGCAATGAAACCTGGAACCAAAGCCTCATATTTGAAACGAGAACTCAAGCCGGAGACTCAATTATAATAATCTTCCGTCCACTGAAAAAAAAGTGACATTAGCAAAAATCACACGTTAATATCATTATAGATATCATTGTAGTTATGGGCATTAAATGTACAATGTTGTTAGTCATGTTCGTGTAAGTTGTTGATATCCTTCTTGTGGTTGGAGAGAGAATAATTAATTAGTATCGTGAAAtaattcttttaaattttttttacgaTCAAAATTGAAATATACCAAATATAATATagagaaaaaaaataatataatgaaatcatagaaaaaaattgattttatttttacttaatTCTATTACCGGCTTTTATTGGTACACCCACACAATCTCCAAAAAATTAGTGATTAATTTAACTCATATTTCCAGCATTATATGTGTAGAATAATTGAACATATACTTGCATACAGCATACATATTTATTATATCTTGTAAAGTCCAATTCTACCACTGATAGTTTTTATTGTTTCACATTATTGCTTTGGTTGTGCAGATTTTTTGGTAAATTTGATAAATGCATCAATCAACTTCCTCATGTTTTCTTCCCCGTTGTTGTCTTCAACCACTCTCGAGCATGtatattttctctcaaatctAACAAGTGAAGGACAGAGAGAGCATTCGAACAGAGAATGGAAGAGGAGCAAATTTTCTACAAGTTATCTTCTTTTTTCCGTTCATTTTCTGATAATCTTCAACACACATTTCTCTTTACTCATTAGCTACAATAGAGTAAAGAATGTGAATCCGCCAAAAATTTGAGAAATCAAAGTCGTCGATAACTAGGCAATTAACAAAATTTTTTACGACCAAACAGATTGCTGACTTTCTACTCCACATCCGAAGTGAACATATCTAATGACTACTGTATCTATCTTCAATGAAGTATGTCTCCATATTGGAGAGGTCTGCGAATGATCTTTGCCACCAAATGAAGAATGCAAACATAGTGTATTATTGTTGATGATTGGATCCATCTATTGCACATACGCGCTCTGCATGTATGAAAAACATGAGCTTAAGATTAGTCAAGATATAACTACTTTTTTTGCATGAACAAGAACATATAACAGGCAAATAAAATGTAGCTTATTTGAAATACTCTCATTTAACAGCATGAAGGATTCATCCAGTAGATGGACAAAAATAAACAAGTAGCAACATGCTCTTGACTGCGTGAAGGAGCGGAGCAATGACGACCATTGATGTGGTTTAAAGAAGGTGAAAAAATTAGTTTTGATAGGTTAAAGGCTGTCCTTTCCCACCTTAAACCTTAGCAATAACTCTACCACCCACAAAATGTTAAAAACTGGAAATATTTTCAGGTTATTAACAATGATGAACTGATTCGACCTTCTAACTTATTGGCCTGTAATCAGTGACGGAGCCAAGGGGGGCGGGTG
Encoded here:
- the LOC140836296 gene encoding putative receptor-like protein kinase At5g39000, coding for MNDCCRPAHPISLLLFMCFIALTNCIDGPADYITGDVSINCGSNAVSTAHTGRKWIGDKHPKLSSSLQLKGTSTISSGGDSISDYSIPYKTARVSRSAFSYTFLLNPGQKFIRLHFNPTAYKGFERRKDLFNVVAGPFTFLGNFSASLTSDALSLSYFVKEYYLNVEENQPLNIVFSPVTSQSRHAYAFINGIEIITVTPGHSYFHGEGSIGARVIGHESHLFYIDNGTALEMVHREKVRWDPVSSGDDFSDIFGAGDTVPKEKASAATWKIPVDVGFRYLVRLQFSNEGLTIIGNGEMIFKILVNDIVACTNVDLFQETENVVLLKQERENIVLLKHNYRDFILIVRGQKEESKRDLSLQTRDEFIDGHGPFTGFEIFKLSNLDNSLASLNPLPSTWDSRSWTIQSLLSILSHRNVIATASIAIISIVNAIIHKLGGVFLLTDTEEENKPSARAERFCCCFSLAEIQLGTRNFSDVLVIGKGGFGRVYKCLIDNGNVTVAVKRLKSNSSQGAREFLTEIDTLSELRHVNLVPLIGYCNEHGEMILVYDYMQNGTLADHLYKLERNGESCPPLTWKQRLNICIGAGRGLDYLHTGHGIIHRDVKVSNILLDENFVAKVSDFGLVKHENKSKVQSHVSTRVKGTFGYFDPNYFRTGKLTRKSDIYAFGVVLLEVLCGRPALDKSVPKEEQILTKWARDKISKGEVDLIVASSLGKILPDSLKTFIKVVERCLDDNPRKRPTMAQVVVQLESALEQQKTTRCSLSNEVASVTPCNDEANVLVGNEQTITHHPKEQTSHDDEANVLVCGQPTSSSPNEQTPTPHPREQTSRHDEVNEQQASSSPSEQTLEPPLREKTRLNLNNDHALSEENWRKVAANKRSWWSWDAFWSKFKPSKKNESSIPGSERGEPRASDAKSSGSPENVLPIEVPSLSLAMLRKLTGNFGSDALIGEGYYGRVFYAKLSSGQPAAIKKLDADSSPEPDSDFMPQLSLVSRLKHEHFVRLLGYCVEENYRILAYEYATNGTLHDVLHGRKGVRGAQPGPVLTWNQRVKIAFGVAKGLEFLHEKCQPPVVHRDVRSSNVLLFDDDLAKLADITLSERSSDITVHQYSNRVLGIFGYHAPEYAMAGQITRKSDVYSFGVVLLELLTGRMPVDHKQPRGQQSLVSWATPRLGEDKVKQCVDPKLYGAYPPKAAAKMAAVAALCLQFEEEFRPDMLLVVKALQPLFRSLPAGSKSHA